One Mycolicibacterium fluoranthenivorans DNA segment encodes these proteins:
- a CDS encoding SDR family oxidoreductase: protein MILDRFRLDDQVAMVTGAGRGLGAAIAVAFAEAGADVLIASRTQAQLEEVAAQIAATGRRAHIVVADLAHPEATAALAEQAVGAFGKLDIVVNNVGGTMPGPLLNTSTQDLKDAFTFNVGTAHALTQAAVPLMLEHSGGGSIINITSTMGRLAGRAFVAYGTAKAALAHYTRLAALDLCPRIRVNAIAPGSILTSALDIVASNEALRDPMEKATPMRRLGDPVDIAAAAVYLASPAGSYLTGKTLEVDGGLTFPNLDLPIPDL, encoded by the coding sequence ATGATTCTGGACAGATTCCGGCTCGACGATCAGGTCGCGATGGTCACCGGAGCGGGACGCGGACTGGGCGCGGCGATCGCGGTCGCCTTCGCGGAAGCCGGTGCGGACGTGCTGATCGCGTCGCGTACGCAGGCTCAACTCGAGGAGGTCGCGGCACAGATCGCCGCCACCGGCCGCAGGGCTCATATCGTCGTGGCCGACCTCGCTCACCCCGAGGCCACCGCCGCGCTCGCGGAACAGGCGGTCGGCGCGTTCGGGAAACTAGACATCGTCGTGAACAACGTCGGCGGCACCATGCCCGGCCCGCTGTTGAACACCTCCACCCAAGACCTCAAGGATGCGTTCACGTTCAACGTCGGGACCGCACACGCGCTGACCCAGGCGGCCGTACCGCTCATGCTGGAGCACTCCGGCGGCGGGTCGATCATCAACATCACCTCGACGATGGGCCGGCTCGCCGGACGCGCGTTCGTCGCCTACGGCACCGCCAAGGCCGCCCTTGCCCACTACACCAGGCTGGCCGCGCTCGACCTGTGCCCGCGGATCCGGGTCAACGCCATCGCACCGGGATCGATCCTCACCTCGGCGCTGGACATCGTGGCCTCGAACGAGGCGTTGCGCGATCCGATGGAGAAGGCCACCCCGATGCGCCGGCTCGGGGATCCCGTCGATATTGCCGCTGCGGCAGTCTATTTGGCATCGCCGGCCGGTTCCTACCTGACGGGCAAGACCCTCGAGGTCGACGGCGGCCTCACTTTCCCGAACCTCGACCTGCCCATCCCGGATCTCTGA
- a CDS encoding Ku protein — protein sequence MRSIWKGSVAFGLVNVPVKVYSATEDHDIKFHQVHAEDNGRIRYKRTCEVCGEVVEYRDIARAYESDDGQTVVITDEDIATLPEERSREIEVVEFVPAEQLDPLMYDKSYYLEPDSKSSKSYVLLAQTLASTDRVAIVHFALRNKTRLAALRVKDFSKRQVMVVHTLLWPDEIRDPDFPVLDKEVEIKPAELKMAGQVVESMTDDFHPEQFHDTYQDELRELVTAKLEGGEAFTTEEQPANLDEAEDVSDLLAKLEASVKARQGDGEKPPAKKAAAKKAPAAKKAPAKKAAAKN from the coding sequence TGCGGTCGATCTGGAAAGGCTCGGTCGCCTTCGGTCTGGTGAACGTCCCGGTGAAGGTGTACAGCGCCACCGAGGACCACGACATCAAGTTCCATCAGGTGCACGCGGAGGACAACGGGCGCATCCGCTACAAGCGCACCTGCGAGGTGTGCGGCGAGGTGGTCGAGTACCGGGATATCGCGCGCGCTTACGAATCTGACGACGGGCAGACGGTGGTGATCACCGACGAGGACATCGCCACCCTGCCGGAGGAACGCAGCCGCGAGATCGAGGTGGTCGAGTTCGTTCCCGCCGAGCAGCTGGACCCGCTGATGTACGACAAGAGCTACTACCTGGAACCCGATTCCAAATCGTCGAAATCCTATGTGCTGCTGGCACAGACGCTGGCATCGACCGACCGGGTCGCCATCGTCCACTTCGCCCTGCGCAACAAGACGCGGCTGGCGGCGCTGCGGGTCAAGGATTTCAGCAAGCGGCAGGTCATGGTGGTGCACACCCTGCTGTGGCCCGACGAGATCCGCGACCCGGACTTTCCGGTGCTGGACAAGGAAGTCGAGATCAAACCCGCCGAACTGAAGATGGCCGGGCAGGTCGTGGAGTCGATGACCGACGATTTCCACCCCGAACAGTTCCACGACACCTATCAGGACGAGCTCCGCGAGCTGGTGACGGCCAAACTCGAGGGTGGCGAGGCCTTCACCACGGAGGAGCAGCCGGCCAACCTCGATGAGGCAGAGGATGTCTCGGACCTGCTGGCCAAACTCGAGGCCAGCGTGAAGGCCAGACAAGGCGATGGCGAGAAGCCGCCCGCGAAGAAAGCTGCCGCCAAGAAGGCCCCGGCGGCCAAAAAAGCCCCGGCCAAGAAGGCCGCCGCCAAGAACTAG